The Sesamum indicum cultivar Zhongzhi No. 13 linkage group LG2, S_indicum_v1.0, whole genome shotgun sequence genome contains a region encoding:
- the LOC105179427 gene encoding G-box-binding factor 4, with product MASSKLMASSASRGSDLKRKLSACASTSSVTDFLRIDSSSDARDNLASGSGMVDGFLRNAYMERNPSPDQGHRQVAEADSNSGTLLNAEITLLDAVGAVAPISDGEMEPPRIVRKTVDDVWREIVAGKKSEKKPKEEMMTLEDFLVKAGAVEEQGSAARGMVEVKEEGLGGGNYSYENKSGVIGMDLGVDVGGLGRGRGKRSLSLLEPLDKAAQQRQRRMIKNRESAARSRVRKQAYQVELESMAVRLEEENEQLLREKAEKMKKRLKQLMENVIPVVEKRRPPRMRRVRSMQW from the exons ATGGCGTCTTCCAAGCTCATGGCTTCTTCGGCATCGCGTGGTTCGGATCTTAAGCGGAAACTCTCGGCTTGTGCTTCTACTTCTTCGGTTACGGACTTTCTTAGAATTGATAGCAGCAGTGATGCTCGGGATAATTTAGCTTCCGGCTCTGGGATGGTGGACGGGTTTTTGAGGAATGCATATATGGAGAGAAATCCAAGTCCGGATCAGGGTCATCGACAGGTTGCTGAGGCGGACAGTAATTCAGGTACACTGTTGAATGCGGAGATCACGCTTCTGGATGCTGTTGGGGCCGTTGCTCCGATTAGTGATGGCGAGATGGAGCCCCCGAGGATAGTTAGGAAGACGGTGGATGACGTGTGGAGGGAGATTGTAGCAGGGAAAAAGAGCGAAAAGAAGCCTAAAGAGGAGATGATGACTTTGGAGGATTTTTTGGTCAAGGCCGGTGCAGTGGAGGAGCAGGGGTCCGCGGCGAGGGGGATGGTGGAGGTGAAGGAGGAGGGATTGGGTGGAGGAAATTATTCTTATGAGAATAAATCTGGTGTGATTGGAATGGATTTGGGGGTGGATGTTGGGGGATTGGGTAGAGGGCGAGGGAAGAGGAGTTTGAGTTTGTTGGAACCGTTGGATAAGGCGGCACAACAGAGGCAAAGAAGGATGATTAAGAACAGGGAATCTGCAGCGAGGTCTAGAGTGCGTAAGCAG GCGTATCAAGTGGAATTAGAATCCATGGCTGTGAGACTAGAGGAAGAAAATGAGCAACTATTAAGAGAGAAG GcagagaagatgaagaagagacTTAAGCAG CTTATGGAGAATGTGATTCCTGTAGTGGAGAAGCGTAGGCCACCACGCATGCGGAGAGTTCGTTCCATGCAGTGGTAA
- the LOC105179435 gene encoding early nodulin-like protein 1 — protein MGFSSMLIFLFSVVALLLFQFSESATVVVDGVSEWKNPQLQVGDSVIFQHKYHYNLYIFKNQKAFTLCNFTQATLLTNPNSTSYTWHTSRPGFFYFSFNNGSNKACLGGQKLAVKVSSSSSPPPQIQASSPEQPPQMAAPPPTSGGIVASSPAFPWPFQPRESASPSPAPSLSATAASPVAPDGEGIPFINSNPTVPLPTGEVDSATIRPLPTSGHRHPRQMVQVVGFSGVERALCCAILMML, from the exons ATGGGATTTTCCTCCATGTTGATTTTCCTGTTTTCAGTTGTAGCTTTGCTGCTCTTTCAATTCTCAGAGTCTGCAACGGTAGTGGTCGATGGAGTTTCAGAATGGAAAAACCCTCAGCTTCAAGTGGGAGACTCTGTCa TTTTCCAGCACAAATATCACTACAACCTCTACATTTTCAAGAACCAGAAAGCCTTCACTCTATGCAATTTCACTCAAGCTACGCTCTTGACAAACCCCAATTCAACTTCTTACACA TGGCACACTTCACGCCCTGGATTCTTCTACTTCTCCTTCAACAATGGATCAAATAAAGCATGCCTGGGAGGGCAAAAGCTCGCCGTGAAGGTGTCGTCATCGTCTTCGCCGCCGCCTCAAATTCAAGCATCCTCCCCTGAGCAGCCACCACAAATGGCAGCGCCGCCTCCCACCTCTGGAGGAATTGTGGCTTCTTCTCCGGCATTTCCTTGGCCGTTTCAGCCCCGAGAAAGTGCTTCGCCCAGCCCTGCACCCAGTTTATCAGCCACCGCCGCCAGCCCCGTCGCCCCTGATGGAGAAGGCATCCCATTTATCAACAGCAACCCTACAGTGCCTCTACCTACTGGTGAAGTTGATTCTGCTACAATTCGTCCTTTGCCCACATCTGGTCATCGACATCCCCGACAG ATGGTGCAGGTGGTGGGGTTTTCTGGAGTTGAGAGAGCTTTGTGTTGTGCAATTTTAATGATgctctag
- the LOC105179443 gene encoding uncharacterized protein LOC105179443, with translation MPATDFQESSSSPSSFGFSILSRRRDQVHSMESTHEATSQEIELEAFQRQVAERFQDLAAADSHELLSIPWIRKLLDTFLCCQEEFKVIVMNNKSKLSRPPMERHISDFFERSVKALDVCNAIRDGIEQIRQWQKQLEIVLCALGNQRSIGEGQFRRAKKALVDLAIAMLDEKDSNTTLAHRNRSFGRHSAQKEQRSFGHFRSLSWSVSRSWSAARQLQAISSNLVAPRGNEIMSTNGLNVAVFTMNYVLLFVMWALVAAIPCQDRGLQTHFSVTRQCLWAAPILSLHERILEEAKKRDRRNSCGLLKEIYDIEKCARHMNELTDSIHFPLTDEKEREVKQRVEEVRRVYEAIRDGLDPLERQVREVFHRIVRSRTDGLDSISRANSHD, from the coding sequence ATGCCAGCAACAGATTTTCAAGAGTCATCTTCATCTCCTTCAAGCTTTGGATTTTCCATTTTGAGCAGACGTCGTGATCAGGTTCACTCCATGGAGTCTACACATGAGGCCACTAGCCAAGAAATTGAATTGGAAGCCTTCCAGAGACAAGTGGCCGAGCGTTTTCAAGATTTGGCAGCTGCCGATTCCCACGAGCTGCTCTCAATCCCGTGGATTCGCAAGCTTCTGGACACATTCCTCTGTTGCCAAGAGGAATTCAAAGTAATTGTTATGAACAACAAGAGCAAGTTGAGTAGGCCTCCCATGGAACGACACATTTCGGATTTCTTTGAGAGAAGTGTCAAGGCGTTGGATGTGTGCAATGCTATTCGAGATGGGATTGAGCAGATCAGGCAATGGCAAAAACAGTTGGAGATTGTTCTGTGTGCATTGGGCAATCAGAGGAGCATTGGTGAAGGCCAATTTCGTCGTGCAAAGAAGGCGTTAGTCGATTTGGCCATTGCAATGCTTGATGAGAAAGATTCTAACACGACCCTCGCACATAGAAACCGGTCTTTCGGGCGCCACAGTGCGCAGAAGGAGCAGAGGTCTTTTGGCCATTTCAGGTCTCTCTCGTGGAGCGTTTCAAGATCTTGGTCTGCTGCTAGGCAGTTGCAAGCGATCAGCAGCAATTTAGTAGCACCGAGGGGCAATGAGATTATGTCCACCAATGGTCTTAATGTGGCTGTTTTCACAATGAACTATGTGCTTCTGTTTGTGATGTGGGCTCTTGTGGCCGCAATTCCTTGTCAAGACCGTGGCCTTCAGACTCATTTTTCCGTGACACGGCAGTGCCTCTGGGCTGCCCCGATTCTTTCACTCCACGAGAGGATTTTGGAGGAGGCGAAGAAACGGGATAGGAGAAATTCTTGTGGGTTGTTGAAGGAGATTTATGATATTGAGAAATGCGCTCGGCATATGAATGAATTGACTGATTCTATCCACTTCCCCTTGACTGATGAAAAGGAGAGGGAAGTGAAGCAGAGAGTTGAGGAAGTAAGACGGGTTTATGAAGCTATAAGGGATGGATTGGATCCATTGGAACGCCAGGTTAGGGAAGTGTTCCATAGGATCGTGCGGAGCAGGACGGATGGCCTCGACTCAATTAGCCGAGCAAATAGCCATGACTAA
- the LOC105179451 gene encoding uncharacterized protein LOC105179451, whose translation MLEAKRLNKAVVPESLIPHPSPANLRSTRLAVHANGDASSCWVYIASGSRIYKLRILMDDSFVARGKESLLIPERTQVLDSSVVNRCPHRSEIQSIMLAETESKDCSILGSVDSYGTLIVSKLDASGADVDGFTYSVSPRDFGVGEGSWAGLCFNPNQLSMAAVARSFCKSIDIYDQDIYLRTLRTLWYPSSLIFMDNFNESGGSMLAITEGSQLSIWDLRMKENGGCVHRVMGSVGDMLYAVSISSSGNIAAAGADRTVTIYDPRRWSALSRWLNCSKYEITGLTFSSVDPNYIYVQGVDYEVLCGQWREREKAFSFRGDSNWLGFSKSSNRDVLAGWCDSGSIFVADVS comes from the exons ATGTTGGAAGCGAAGAGGTTGAACAAGGCTGTAGTTCCTGAATCCCTTATTCCTCACCCTTCTCCAGCTAACCTCCGTTCCACCCGTCTTGCAGTCcat GCCAATGGAGACGCTTCATCTTGCTGGGTTTACATTGCATCTGGGTCCCGTATTTACAAACTCCGA ATTCTGATGGATGATTCATTTGTTGCTAGAGGAAAAGAGAGCCTTCTAATCCCTGAACGAACGCAG GTATTGGACTCATCAGTTGTTAATCGCTGTCCTCACCGGTCAGAAATTCAGAGTATCATGCTTGCTGAAACTGAAA GCAAGGATTGCTCAATCTTGGGAAGTGTAGACTCTTATGGTACCCTTATTGTTTCTAAATTGGATGCTAGTGGTGCAG ATGTAGATGGTTTTACATATTCAGTATCCCCTCGCGATTTTGGTGTTGGAGAAGGCAGTTGGGCAGGTCTTTGCTTTAATCCAAATCAATTGTCCATG GCAGCTGTGGCACGCAGCTTCTGCAAGAGCATTGATATTTATGACCAAGATATTTATCTCCGCACTTTACGTAC ATTGTGGTATCCATCTTCGCTAATTTTTATGGACAATTTTAATGAAAGTGGAGGTTCAATGCTAGCCATCACAGAGGGTTCCCAG CTGAGTATATGGGACTTGCgaatgaaagaaaatgggGGTTGTGTACATAGAGTAATGGGATCTGTTGGAGACATGTTATATGCAGTCAGTATATCTTCATCTGGTAATATTGCTGCTGCTGGGGCAGATCGCACTGTGACTATCTATGATCCACGTAG ATGGTCAGCATTATCCAGATGGCTGAATTGCTCAAAGTATGAG ATAACTGGACTTACTTTTTCATCTGTTGATCCTAATTATATCTACGTGCAAGGAGTTGATTATGAG GTTCTCTGTGGACAATGGAGAGAAAGGGAGAAGGCGTTTTCATTCAGAGGGGATTCAAACTGGCTTGGATTTAGCAAG AGTTCCAATAGGGATGTTTTGGCTGGATGGTGCGACTCAGGCAGCATATTTGTTGCAGATGTTTCCTAG
- the LOC105179457 gene encoding protein MITOFERRINLIKE 1, chloroplastic has protein sequence METPTRRSLILLSSNPHSSRTLTDFNSIFNQLNTLICTQTPQTLNPNPKTVRSKEFAKIPSPRLSFSSTTLSNQEFVKNREKPVSPSWLKPASRGSPTVHALFKNLSVLERALIGAAAGGIAGAFTYVCLHPLDTIKTKLQTRGASEIYKGAFDAIVKTFQSKGILGFYSGVSAVIVGSTFSSAVYFGTCEFGKSILSKIGQYPPVLIPPTAGAMGNIVSSAIMVPKEVITQRMQAGAKGRSWEVLLRILEKDGILGLYAGYSATLLRNLPAGVLSYSSFEYLKAAVLSKTEKAYLEPFQSVCCGALAGAISASLTTPLDVVKTRLMTQAHGEAVNKVAAAMYGGVSSTIKQILKEEGWVGFTRGMGPRVFYSACFSAIGYFAFETARLTLLDQYLKRKELENVAFPSAASLNQSG, from the coding sequence ATGGAAACTCCGACCCGTAGATCTCTCATCCTCCTCTCCTCAAATCCACACAGTTCCCGCACTCTCACTGATTTCAATTCTATCTTCAACCAGCTCAACACCCTCATTTGCACCCAAACTCCCCAAACCTTGAACCCTAATCCCAAAACTGTGAGAAGTAAAGAATTCGCGAAAATTCCCAGCCCAAGACTGAGTTTTTCATCCACCACCCTTTCCAATCAGGAATTCGTGAAGAACCGAGAAAAACCCGTCTCCCCTAGCTGGTTAAAACCGGCTTCCAGAGGGTCTCCTACGGTCCATGCTCTGTTCAAGAATTTGTCTGTGCTTGAAAGGGCGCTCATTGGTGCTGCTGCTGGTGGGATTGCTGGTGCGTTCACTTATGTTTGCCTTCATCCGCTCGATACAATCAAAACCAAGCTCCAGACGAGAGGGGCGTCGGAAATTTACAAGGGCGCGTTTGATGCTATTGTTAAAACTTTCCAGAGTAAGGGGATTCTTGGATTCTACAGTGGGGTTTCTGCTGTCATTGTTGGGTCAACTTTTTCTTCTGCGGTTTATTTTGGGACTTGTGAGTTTGGTAAGTCGATTTTGTCGAAAATTGGGCAGTACCCGCCTGTGCTGATTCCTCCAACAGCAGGTGCAATGGGGAACATTGTGTCCTCAGCAATCATGGTGCCAAAGGAAGTGATCACGCAGAGGATGCAGGCTGGTGCAAAGGGGAGATCTTGGGAGGTTTTGTTGAGAATTTTGGAGAAAGATGGTATTTTGGGGCTGTATGCTGGGTATAGTGCGACATTGCTTAGGAATTTGCCTGCTGGCGTATTGAGTTATTCGTCATTTGAGTATTTGAAAGCTGCGGTGTTGAGTAAGACCGAAAAGGCTTATCTGGAGCCCTTCCAGAGTGTTTGCTGTGGGGCACTGGCAGGGGCCATCTCCGCTTCTTTGACAACCCCCTTGGATGTGGTGAAAACTCGGTTGATGACTCAAGCTCATGGGGAGGCTGTGAATAAGGTTGCTGCTGCAATGTATGGTGGGGTCTCATCTACGATTAAGCAGATTCTTAAGGAAGAAGGGTGGGTTGGATTTACGCGCGGGATGGGGCCTCGAGTTTTTTATAGTGCATGCTTTTCAGCTATAGGTTACTTTGCATTTGAGACAGCTCGGCTTACACTTTTGGATCAGTACCTGAAACGGAAGGAGCTCGAGAATGTGGCTTTTCCTTCTGCTGCCTCACTCAATCAAAGTGGATGA
- the LOC105179464 gene encoding glycine-rich RNA-binding protein RZ1A isoform X1, with protein MAEQDEYRCFIGNLSWSTSDRGLKQAFEKFGHLVEAKVVLDKFSGRSRGFGFVSFEQERAMEEAIEAMNGMELDGRSITVDRAQPNQGSGRDRDGDRDQDRDKGRDRDRGRNRDNGGGRGSGGDCFRCGKPGHFARECPSGEGSRGGRYGGRDDKYGGGSRHGPDRNGDRYGGRSRDSGNRGGSGNDKYSRERSGPYERPSSGGYRS; from the exons ATGGCGGAACAAGATGAGTATCGCTGCTTTATTGGGAACCTATCATGGTCAACATCAGACAGAGGTTTAAAGCAGGCATTTGAAAAGTTTGGCCATCTCGTGGAGGCAAAG GTCGTACTGGACAAGTTTTCTGGTCGCTCTCGTGGTTTTGGATTTGTTTCTTTCGAACAAGAGAGAGCCATGGAAGAAGCCATTGAAGCGATGAATGGTATGGAGTTGGATGGACGGTCCATTACTGTTGATAGAGCTCAACCTAACCAGGGCTCTGGTAGAGACCGGGATGGGGACAGGGACCAGGACCGTGATAAGGGACGTGATCGTGATAGGGGTAGGAATCGGGACAATGGTGGTGGGCGTGGATCTGGTGGGGACTGTTTCCGGTGTGGAAAGCCTGGGCATTTTGCTCGGGAATGTCCCTCTGGAGAAGGGTCAAGAGGAGGCAGATATGGTGGAAGAGATGACAAATATGGTGGTGGCAGTCGGCATGGCCCTGATCGTAATGGTGATAGGTATGGTGGACGAAGCAGAGACTCTGGTAATCGCGGTGGATCTGGGAATGATAAGTATAGCCGCGAGCGGTCTGGTCCATATGAGCGTCCATCATCCGGTGGCTACCGTTCATGA
- the LOC105179464 gene encoding glycine-rich RNA-binding protein RZ1A isoform X2, whose product MMLHKVVLDKFSGRSRGFGFVSFEQERAMEEAIEAMNGMELDGRSITVDRAQPNQGSGRDRDGDRDQDRDKGRDRDRGRNRDNGGGRGSGGDCFRCGKPGHFARECPSGEGSRGGRYGGRDDKYGGGSRHGPDRNGDRYGGRSRDSGNRGGSGNDKYSRERSGPYERPSSGGYRS is encoded by the exons ATGATGCTTCATAAG GTCGTACTGGACAAGTTTTCTGGTCGCTCTCGTGGTTTTGGATTTGTTTCTTTCGAACAAGAGAGAGCCATGGAAGAAGCCATTGAAGCGATGAATGGTATGGAGTTGGATGGACGGTCCATTACTGTTGATAGAGCTCAACCTAACCAGGGCTCTGGTAGAGACCGGGATGGGGACAGGGACCAGGACCGTGATAAGGGACGTGATCGTGATAGGGGTAGGAATCGGGACAATGGTGGTGGGCGTGGATCTGGTGGGGACTGTTTCCGGTGTGGAAAGCCTGGGCATTTTGCTCGGGAATGTCCCTCTGGAGAAGGGTCAAGAGGAGGCAGATATGGTGGAAGAGATGACAAATATGGTGGTGGCAGTCGGCATGGCCCTGATCGTAATGGTGATAGGTATGGTGGACGAAGCAGAGACTCTGGTAATCGCGGTGGATCTGGGAATGATAAGTATAGCCGCGAGCGGTCTGGTCCATATGAGCGTCCATCATCCGGTGGCTACCGTTCATGA
- the LOC105179477 gene encoding LOW QUALITY PROTEIN: U-box domain-containing protein 28 (The sequence of the model RefSeq protein was modified relative to this genomic sequence to represent the inferred CDS: inserted 2 bases in 1 codon), with amino-acid sequence MAREKRREELYVTVPSLFRCPISMDVMKSPVSLCTGVTYDRSSIEKWLALGHNTCPATMQTLPSTHTTPNLTLRRLIHLWLAHAEVSQTSPSSSSAISKQQVVDIINGEFDSDSLAKLIGFMTASEENLKFVALSDAAVSRFLEVLAKSDEIGICEVIVEILDLISTENGVRERLNEVILKSGGGRDCLSSFLMVLQKGSRESKVKSAKILELMAVNLESQRRIAEKQGLLHQLYSLSAADTXAVEAGLSAMLAISTTRPVKKELIRLGIVRTVGKILSGYDYSSPVRRVIEKGLAMLETVATCTEGRGAISEDGECVVEIVRRLMKCSGVATEHGITVLWSVCCLARDPSAQEKVAKVNGLTKVLLVMQSDCSGSTRQMCGELVKVLRAKSTKSNLAPYETRTTHITPY; translated from the exons ATGGCAAGAGAAAAGAGGAGAGAAGAATTGTACGTCACCGTGCCCAGCCTGTTCCGCTGCCCCATTTCTATGGACGTGATGAAGTCTCCGGTGAGTCTCTGCACCGGCGTCACATATGATCGGAGCTCCATCGAGAAGTGGCTCGCTCTTGGCCACAACACATGTCCGGCGACCATGCAGACTCTGCCCTCCACCCATACCACCCCCAATCTCACCCTCCGCCGCCTCATTCACCTCTGGCTCGCCCACGCGGAAGTATCTCAAACGTCGCCGTCGTCTTCGTCGGCTATCTCCAAGCAGCAAGTGGTTGATATCATAAACGGTGAATTTGACTCCGACTCTCTGGCGAAATTGATCGGTTTCATGACGGCGTCGGAGGAGAATCTGAAGTTTGTGGCGCTGTCGGATGCTGCAGTTTCGAGATTCCTTGAGGTACTTGCCAAGTCCGATGAGATTGGAATTTGTGAGGTGATTGTTGAGATTTTGGATTTGATCTCGACGGAGAACGGAGTCAGGGAGAGATTGAATGAAGTGATTTTGAAGAGTGGTGGTGGAAGAGATTGCTTATCGTCGTTCCTTATGGTTTTACAGAAAGGAAGTAGGGAATCAAAGGTAAAATCTGCCAAGATTTTGGAGCTGATGGCGGTAAATCTTGAATCACAGCGCAGAATCGCAGAAAAACAGGGGTTACTGCACCAACTGTATAGTTTATCAGCAGCCGATAC GGCGGTAGAAGCCGGCTTGTCAGCTATGTTAGCTATTTCAACCACCAGGCCAGTCAAGAAGGAGCTGATCCGATTGGGCATAGTTAGAACCGTGGGGAAAATCCTCTCCGGTTACGACTATTCCTCTCCGGTTCGTAGGGTAATTGAAAAGGGTTTGGCGATGTTAGAAACGGTGGCGACGTGCACGGAGGGGAGGGGGGCGATTAGCGAAGACGGGGAATGTGTGGTGGAGATCGTGAGGAGGCTGATGAAGTGTTCAGGTGTGGCGACGGAGCACGGGATAACGGTGCTCTGGAGCGTGTGTTGCTTGGCGCGGGACCCATCAGCTCAAGAGAAAGTGGCGAAAGTGAACGGATTGACCAAAGTACTACTGGTGATGCAGAGTGATTGCTCGGGAAGCACAAGGCAGATGTGCGGTGAATTGGTCAAAGTATTGAGGGCGAAGAGTACTAAGTCCAATCTGGCTCCTTACGAGACCAGGACCACTCACATTACGCCTTATTGA